In Xanthomonas sp. SI, the following are encoded in one genomic region:
- a CDS encoding DUF2796 domain-containing protein, with the protein MRHPIPLFLLLASASLPVAANAVRHHGPHVHGQANLDVAVDGTALEVQLSAPGIGILDFEHPARDADERQRLDAAVATLRGARWLQFPVAAACSLRSAQVNTEGYDVAMADPDEPGHSHAEFHAHYAFQCAHPARLDHLQVLLPQRFAGLHKVVVNVATAAGQDRTEAVAGQTRVNLPG; encoded by the coding sequence ATGCGACATCCCATTCCGCTGTTCCTGCTGCTCGCCTCGGCCAGCCTGCCCGTCGCTGCCAACGCGGTCCGTCATCACGGCCCGCACGTGCATGGCCAAGCCAACCTGGATGTCGCCGTGGATGGCACGGCCTTGGAGGTTCAGCTCAGCGCACCGGGCATCGGCATCCTCGATTTCGAGCATCCGGCGCGCGACGCCGACGAGCGCCAGCGCCTGGATGCCGCGGTCGCCACGCTGCGCGGTGCCCGCTGGCTACAGTTTCCGGTCGCTGCGGCCTGTTCGCTGCGCAGTGCGCAGGTGAACACCGAGGGCTATGACGTGGCGATGGCGGACCCGGACGAACCCGGCCATAGCCATGCCGAGTTCCACGCCCATTACGCGTTCCAGTGCGCGCATCCGGCCCGGCTCGATCATCTGCAGGTGCTGCTGCCGCAGCGCTTCGCGGGGCTGCACAAGGTGGTGGTGAACGTCGCCACCGCGGCCGGCCAGGACCGCACCGAGGCGGTGGCCGGGCAGACCCGGGTGAACCTGCCGGGATGA
- a CDS encoding phospholipase D-like domain-containing protein — translation MPLSSPVRARPARRSLHAALTCLLLSAATGIEARPQPSQFQIVESVPEASVYGEPGVPRTQQTWLAMINGAKRRIDIAAFYLSEKPGTGLTPVLDALAARARAGVTVQLLVDHSFLAKNPDSVAWLGKVPGITVRVLPVDTLTGGVLHAKYMVIDDASVFVGSQNWDWRALEQIHEIGARIDDARFAQTFAASFDFSWRLADEGKLAKAQARGVQPPDFAPATASDPVLLDAGSDAPLIAFPAFSPPTLQPAWVTAEEPALVDMIRSSQHALRIQVMTLSAIRSFGPEGWWAPVDSAMRDAAARGVQVHIIVADWALREPMQAYLKSLAVLPNITVKFSSLPPAPEGFIAYARVEHAKYAVADDRSSFIGTGNWEWSYFNTAVDASVFVKGKGPAETLTHIFDRDWNGPYVTTLQPGQDYKAPRTE, via the coding sequence GTGCCTCTTTCGTCCCCCGTCCGCGCGCGTCCCGCGCGCCGCTCCCTGCACGCCGCCCTGACCTGCCTGCTGCTGTCGGCAGCGACCGGCATCGAGGCCCGGCCGCAGCCCTCGCAGTTCCAGATCGTCGAAAGCGTGCCCGAAGCAAGCGTCTACGGCGAGCCGGGGGTGCCGCGCACCCAGCAGACCTGGCTGGCGATGATCAACGGTGCCAAGCGCCGCATCGACATCGCCGCGTTCTATCTCTCCGAAAAACCCGGTACCGGCCTGACCCCGGTGCTCGACGCACTGGCCGCCCGCGCCCGCGCCGGGGTGACGGTGCAGTTGCTGGTCGACCACAGCTTCCTGGCCAAGAACCCGGACAGCGTCGCCTGGCTGGGCAAGGTGCCGGGCATCACGGTGCGCGTGTTGCCGGTCGATACGCTGACCGGCGGCGTGCTGCACGCCAAGTACATGGTCATCGACGACGCCAGCGTGTTCGTCGGCAGCCAGAACTGGGACTGGCGTGCACTGGAGCAGATCCACGAGATCGGCGCGCGCATCGACGATGCACGCTTCGCCCAAACCTTCGCCGCCAGCTTCGATTTCAGCTGGCGCCTGGCCGACGAAGGCAAGTTGGCCAAGGCGCAGGCGCGCGGCGTGCAGCCGCCGGACTTCGCCCCGGCCACCGCCAGCGATCCGGTGCTGCTGGATGCCGGCAGCGACGCGCCGCTGATCGCCTTCCCTGCCTTCAGCCCGCCGACGCTGCAACCCGCGTGGGTCACCGCCGAGGAGCCGGCCCTGGTCGATATGATCCGCTCCAGCCAGCATGCGTTACGCATCCAGGTGATGACGCTCTCGGCGATCCGCAGCTTCGGACCCGAGGGCTGGTGGGCGCCGGTCGACAGCGCCATGCGCGATGCCGCGGCGCGCGGCGTGCAGGTGCACATCATCGTCGCCGACTGGGCGCTGCGCGAACCGATGCAGGCGTATCTGAAAAGCCTGGCAGTACTCCCGAACATCACGGTGAAGTTCAGCAGCCTGCCGCCGGCGCCGGAAGGCTTCATTGCGTATGCGCGCGTCGAGCACGCCAAGTACGCGGTGGCCGACGATCGCAGCAGCTTCATCGGCACCGGCAACTGGGAGTGGAGCTACTTCAACACCGCGGTGGACGCCTCGGTGTTCGTCAAGGGCAAGGGCCCGGCCGAGACGCTGACGCACATCTTCGACCGCGACTGGAACGGCCCCTACGTCACCACGCTTCAGCCGGGCCAGGACTACAAGGCGCCGCGCACCGAGTAG
- a CDS encoding VWA domain-containing protein yields MTDTTEALDTPTSREQRWRLILGQEAERSCGALPKNLQGIDKALAALYEPDGPGGLGRRGGRGASSPNVARWLGDIRRYFPSSVVQVMQRDALQRLDLTQMLLEKEMLEQVQPDVHMVANLIGLSRVIPAQTKDTARMVVRKVVDDLLRQLEEPMRSAVTGALDRARRNRRPRLAEIDWHRTIRSNLRHWQPELRTVVPQELVGYGRKARKPQREVLLCIDQSGSMAASVVYSSIFGAVMASLPAVATRLVVFDTEVVDMSEQLDDPVDLLFGVQLGGGTDIHRAVSYCQGIIREPHNAILVLISDLYEGGVEDSLLARARELLEAGVQFIVLLALSDEGAPSYDRSLAGKLAALGVPSFACTPDAFPGLMAAAIRRDDINQWAGGQGLLTTR; encoded by the coding sequence ATGACCGATACCACCGAAGCACTGGACACCCCCACCTCGCGCGAGCAGCGCTGGCGATTGATCCTAGGCCAGGAGGCCGAGCGCAGCTGCGGCGCGTTGCCCAAGAACCTGCAGGGCATCGACAAGGCCCTGGCCGCGCTGTACGAACCTGATGGCCCCGGCGGCCTGGGTCGCCGCGGTGGGCGCGGGGCGTCTTCGCCGAATGTGGCCCGCTGGCTGGGCGACATTCGCCGTTATTTTCCGTCATCCGTGGTCCAGGTGATGCAGCGCGATGCCCTGCAGCGGCTGGACCTCACCCAGATGCTGCTGGAAAAGGAAATGCTGGAGCAGGTGCAGCCCGACGTGCACATGGTGGCCAACCTGATCGGCCTGAGCCGGGTGATTCCGGCGCAGACCAAGGACACCGCACGCATGGTGGTGCGCAAGGTGGTGGACGACCTGCTGCGCCAGCTCGAGGAGCCCATGCGCTCTGCGGTGACCGGCGCACTGGACCGCGCCCGCCGCAACCGCCGCCCACGCCTGGCCGAGATCGACTGGCACCGCACCATCCGCAGCAACCTGCGCCACTGGCAGCCGGAACTGCGCACCGTGGTGCCGCAGGAGTTGGTCGGCTATGGCCGCAAGGCAAGAAAGCCGCAGCGGGAAGTGCTGCTGTGCATCGACCAGAGCGGTTCCATGGCGGCATCGGTGGTGTACTCGAGCATCTTCGGCGCGGTGATGGCCTCGTTGCCGGCGGTGGCCACGCGCCTGGTGGTGTTCGACACCGAAGTGGTGGACATGAGCGAGCAACTGGACGATCCGGTGGATCTGCTGTTCGGCGTGCAGTTGGGCGGCGGCACCGACATCCACCGCGCGGTGAGCTACTGCCAGGGCATCATCCGTGAACCGCACAACGCCATCCTGGTGCTCATCTCCGACCTGTACGAGGGCGGGGTGGAAGACAGCCTGCTGGCCCGCGCCCGCGAGCTGCTGGAGGCTGGCGTGCAGTTCATCGTGCTGTTGGCACTCAGCGACGAAGGCGCGCCGTCCTACGATCGAAGCTTGGCCGGCAAGCTGGCGGCACTGGGCGTACCGTCCTTCGCCTGCACGCCGGATGCATTCCCGGGGCTGATGGCCGCTGCGATCCGCCGCGATGACATCAACCAATGGGCAGGCGGGCAGGGGCTGTTGACGACGCGTTGA
- a CDS encoding DUF5682 family protein, whose protein sequence is MSEGISLFGIRHHGPGCARSLLAALEALQPDCVLIEGPAGTEALLPHVLEAGMQPPVALLSYSVDDPQLAVFHPYALYSPEWQAMSWALRNGVPVRFMDVPPALTLEWQAQARADRLVPEAAEAPDAADETAVQPHGHAGSAAEEDAEARPADPLDWLARAAGHADGEAWWNYMVEERGNGQGLFDAIAEAMAAVREHTPEYPGLRGEHEAVREAHMRIALRSTSKEFARVAVVCGAWHVPALQPAALIANSATADNRLLKGMPKRKTQSTWVPWTYRHLSAESGYGAGVEAPGWYDHLWRNAGAHDQRTVGWYARVGRLLREHGLDCSPAHLIEATRLADTLAALRGHPSPGLEDIAEASRAVICNGDDAPMRLIRERLMVGDALGQVPESVPVVPLQRDLEAQQKRLRLKPEALEKTLDLDLRKENDLARSHLLHRLRLIGIEWGRLTRTGHSVRGTFHEVWQLAWQPHFLVDLVEASRHGQTLLDAASSKAIAQARKAEALPELSGLVDQVLLADLPQAVRAIAAELEARAATDADPLALLGALPPLANVHRYGNVRQTEGVQVAHLFDSMLERAVIGLTLALSGLDEARAEQARTVVLDADRAIGLRDDAGGSAGWQQALQRVALSSSCSALLRGVALRLLFDTQAVAAETVHLQLQQQLSPGAEPLQAAQWLDGFLNRNATVLLHDDAVWRMIDEWVVALDEAQLLRVLPLVRRTFAAFEAADRRDLGTRVKRAPMQKPVAVLAPDWNVARAERALPMLRELLGLPA, encoded by the coding sequence ATGAGCGAAGGCATCTCCCTTTTCGGCATCCGCCACCACGGACCGGGCTGCGCACGCAGCTTGCTGGCTGCGCTGGAGGCGCTGCAGCCGGACTGCGTGTTGATTGAAGGCCCGGCGGGTACCGAGGCGCTGCTGCCGCACGTGTTGGAGGCGGGCATGCAGCCGCCGGTGGCGTTGCTTTCCTATAGCGTGGACGACCCGCAGCTGGCGGTGTTCCATCCCTATGCGCTGTACTCGCCGGAATGGCAGGCGATGAGCTGGGCGCTGCGCAACGGCGTGCCGGTGCGCTTCATGGACGTGCCCCCGGCGCTGACGCTGGAATGGCAGGCGCAGGCCCGCGCGGACCGCCTGGTGCCGGAGGCCGCCGAGGCGCCGGACGCAGCGGATGAAACAGCGGTGCAGCCCCACGGCCACGCCGGATCTGCCGCCGAAGAAGACGCCGAAGCCCGCCCGGCCGACCCACTGGACTGGCTGGCGCGCGCCGCCGGCCACGCCGACGGCGAGGCCTGGTGGAACTACATGGTGGAAGAGCGGGGCAACGGGCAGGGGCTGTTCGACGCCATTGCCGAGGCCATGGCAGCCGTACGCGAGCACACACCGGAATACCCCGGCCTGCGCGGCGAGCACGAGGCCGTGCGCGAGGCGCACATGCGCATCGCATTGCGCAGCACCAGCAAGGAATTCGCGCGCGTTGCCGTCGTGTGCGGGGCCTGGCACGTGCCGGCGCTGCAGCCGGCCGCCCTGATTGCCAACAGCGCCACGGCAGACAACCGCCTGCTCAAGGGCATGCCCAAGCGCAAGACGCAGAGCACCTGGGTGCCGTGGACCTACCGCCATCTGAGTGCCGAAAGCGGATACGGTGCCGGCGTGGAGGCGCCGGGCTGGTACGACCACCTGTGGCGCAACGCCGGCGCGCACGACCAGCGCACCGTGGGCTGGTACGCCCGCGTGGGCCGGTTGCTGCGCGAGCACGGGCTGGACTGCTCCCCGGCCCATCTCATTGAAGCCACGCGCCTGGCCGATACCCTGGCCGCGCTTCGCGGCCATCCTTCGCCGGGGCTGGAAGACATTGCCGAAGCCAGCCGCGCCGTCATCTGCAATGGCGACGACGCGCCCATGCGGCTCATCCGCGAACGCCTCATGGTGGGCGACGCGCTGGGCCAGGTACCCGAAAGCGTGCCGGTGGTACCGCTGCAGCGCGACCTGGAAGCCCAGCAGAAACGCCTGCGCCTGAAACCCGAGGCGCTGGAAAAAACGCTGGATCTGGACCTGCGCAAAGAGAACGACCTGGCGCGAAGCCACTTGCTGCACCGCCTACGGCTGATCGGCATCGAATGGGGTAGGCTTACGCGCACCGGGCATTCGGTGCGCGGCACCTTCCACGAGGTCTGGCAGTTGGCGTGGCAACCGCACTTCCTGGTGGATCTGGTGGAGGCCAGCCGCCACGGGCAGACCCTGCTGGACGCCGCTTCCAGCAAGGCCATCGCGCAGGCGCGCAAGGCCGAAGCGCTGCCCGAGCTTTCCGGACTGGTGGATCAGGTGCTGCTGGCCGATCTGCCGCAGGCGGTGCGCGCCATTGCCGCCGAACTGGAGGCGCGCGCAGCCACGGATGCCGATCCGCTGGCCCTGCTTGGCGCACTGCCGCCGCTGGCCAACGTCCACCGCTACGGCAACGTGCGTCAGACCGAGGGCGTGCAGGTGGCGCACCTGTTCGACAGCATGCTGGAACGCGCGGTCATCGGCCTGACCCTGGCCCTTTCCGGCCTGGACGAAGCGCGCGCCGAACAGGCCCGCACCGTGGTGCTGGATGCCGACCGCGCCATTGGCCTGCGTGACGACGCAGGCGGCAGTGCCGGCTGGCAGCAAGCATTGCAGCGGGTTGCGCTGTCGTCTTCGTGCAGCGCGCTGCTGCGCGGCGTTGCCCTGCGTTTGCTGTTCGACACGCAGGCGGTGGCGGCCGAAACGGTGCACTTACAGCTGCAGCAGCAGCTTTCGCCGGGTGCCGAGCCGCTGCAAGCCGCGCAGTGGCTGGATGGCTTCCTCAACCGAAACGCCACCGTGCTGCTGCACGATGATGCGGTGTGGCGGATGATCGACGAATGGGTGGTGGCGCTGGACGAGGCGCAACTGTTACGCGTTCTGCCGCTGGTGCGGCGGACCTTTGCCGCCTTCGAGGCCGCCGATCGGCGTGACCTGGGCACTCGCGTGAAGCGGGCACCCATGCAGAAACCCGTGGCCGTGCTGGCCCCGGACTGGAACGTGGCACGCGCCGAACGCGCGTTGCCGATGCTGCGCGAACTGCTCGGGCTGCCCGCATGA
- a CDS encoding AAA family ATPase has translation MSTAVLRQHAEHQYAEELEELRRQDTRQRPANWILSPWAVVTYLLGGTLENGFVVSPKYIGERRLMEVAVATIATDRALLLFGVPGTAKSWVSEHMTAAISGDSTLLVQGTAGTSEEQIRYGWNYAQLLAHGPSEKALVPSPMMNAMRLGKIARIEELTRIPADVQDALITVLSEKTLPVPELGSEVQAVRGFSVIATANNRDKGVNELSSALKRRFNTVILPVPSSEEDEVAIVVKRVAEMGVALDLPAEPPALQEVARVVRIFRELRNGVTEDGKAKLKSPSATLSTAEVISVINNGMALAGHFGDGVLRPSDMAAGMIGAIVKDPVQDALVWKEYLETVVKERDDWKDLYRAFREHV, from the coding sequence ATGAGCACTGCCGTCCTGCGCCAGCACGCCGAACACCAATACGCAGAAGAGTTGGAAGAACTGCGCCGCCAGGACACCCGCCAGCGCCCGGCCAACTGGATCCTCTCGCCGTGGGCGGTGGTGACCTATCTATTGGGCGGCACGCTGGAAAACGGCTTTGTGGTCAGCCCCAAGTACATCGGCGAACGTCGCCTGATGGAAGTGGCCGTGGCCACCATCGCCACCGATCGCGCCCTGTTGCTGTTCGGGGTGCCGGGCACGGCCAAGTCGTGGGTGTCCGAGCACATGACCGCGGCCATCAGCGGCGATTCCACCCTGCTGGTGCAAGGCACGGCCGGCACCAGCGAAGAGCAGATCCGCTACGGCTGGAACTACGCGCAGTTGTTGGCCCACGGCCCCAGCGAGAAGGCGCTGGTGCCCAGCCCGATGATGAACGCCATGCGCCTGGGCAAGATCGCTCGCATCGAAGAACTCACCCGTATTCCTGCGGATGTGCAGGACGCGCTTATCACCGTGCTTTCCGAAAAGACCCTGCCGGTGCCGGAACTGGGCAGCGAAGTGCAGGCCGTGCGCGGCTTCAGCGTGATTGCCACGGCCAACAATCGCGACAAGGGCGTGAACGAACTTTCCAGCGCGCTAAAGCGCCGCTTCAACACGGTGATCCTGCCGGTGCCCTCCAGCGAAGAAGACGAAGTGGCCATCGTGGTCAAGCGCGTGGCCGAAATGGGCGTAGCGCTGGACCTGCCGGCCGAACCGCCGGCGCTGCAGGAAGTCGCGCGGGTGGTACGCATTTTCCGCGAGCTGCGCAACGGCGTTACCGAAGACGGCAAGGCCAAGCTGAAGAGCCCCAGCGCCACGCTTTCGACCGCCGAGGTCATTTCGGTGATCAACAACGGCATGGCCCTGGCCGGCCACTTCGGCGATGGCGTGCTGCGCCCGAGCGACATGGCCGCCGGCATGATCGGTGCCATCGTCAAGGATCCGGTGCAGGACGCGTTGGTGTGGAAGGAATACCTGGAAACCGTGGTGAAGGAACGCGACGACTGGAAAGACCTGTACCGCGCATTCCGCGAGCACGTCTGA
- a CDS encoding DUF5691 domain-containing protein has translation MSEAWLKPALLGIDRPQAIPATGALGEVLADVATQKDAALGYSRQVGVLAACRRAALRMVAPVALPPPAEVDPLALPTGHAWAPLLKGLFGNAQPSPWMKRARYEACLQLAAHNRHLPVAVLPQALEAGVRLSALRPGLRPVLGVRGRWLAARNADWAYAADTAVEADAPMDMEQVWNEGAFDARLLAFRQLRTHNAEDARARLQGTLKDLSARERVDFIIALQPQLSEADAPLLQPLLKDRSREVRMLAGPMLARLPSTPHAQYVQAQMLAVLQHQPGGLMRRMTWKLEAPAAADAGWAEAAIDSKRPNNDMLGERAWWLYQLARQLPLAWWCHTLEKAPAQVLAWARGTDWHDALLRAWLERVDASEPEWVEALIGVEQRHMSLGDLLAMLPPAQRERHWPTSAAELQQKRLLGEVLDSTGLGQTLSAAYSRQLAAGLGALFGEASLRYDYTLRDALLELLAVLHPSVLSHVQVADAQADATEAMRDCVHQARQLLALRQTLHSAF, from the coding sequence ATGAGCGAGGCATGGTTGAAGCCGGCCCTGCTGGGCATAGACCGCCCGCAGGCCATTCCCGCCACAGGCGCGCTCGGCGAAGTGCTCGCCGACGTGGCCACGCAGAAAGATGCAGCGCTGGGCTACAGCCGGCAGGTGGGCGTCTTGGCCGCCTGCCGGCGCGCCGCCTTGCGCATGGTCGCGCCGGTCGCGCTGCCGCCGCCTGCGGAAGTCGATCCTCTGGCGCTGCCCACCGGCCACGCCTGGGCACCGTTGTTGAAGGGGCTATTCGGCAATGCACAGCCGTCGCCGTGGATGAAGCGCGCCCGTTACGAGGCCTGCTTGCAACTGGCCGCACACAACCGGCACCTGCCGGTGGCGGTGCTGCCGCAGGCGCTGGAAGCCGGTGTCCGTCTGAGCGCGTTGCGCCCCGGCCTGCGCCCGGTGCTGGGTGTACGCGGCCGCTGGCTGGCGGCCCGCAATGCAGACTGGGCCTACGCGGCAGATACAGCGGTCGAAGCGGATGCGCCGATGGACATGGAGCAGGTGTGGAACGAAGGCGCGTTCGATGCGCGCCTGCTGGCCTTCCGGCAACTGCGTACGCACAACGCCGAGGACGCCCGCGCGCGTTTGCAGGGCACGCTGAAAGACCTTTCCGCGCGCGAGCGGGTGGACTTCATCATTGCGCTGCAGCCACAGCTGAGCGAGGCCGATGCGCCGCTGCTGCAGCCGCTGTTGAAGGACCGCAGCCGCGAGGTGCGCATGCTGGCGGGTCCGATGCTGGCCCGGCTGCCGTCCACGCCGCACGCGCAATACGTGCAGGCGCAGATGCTCGCCGTGCTGCAGCACCAGCCTGGCGGACTGATGCGCCGTATGACCTGGAAGCTGGAAGCTCCCGCGGCGGCCGATGCCGGATGGGCCGAAGCCGCCATCGACAGCAAGCGCCCCAACAACGATATGTTGGGTGAGCGTGCCTGGTGGCTCTATCAGCTGGCGCGCCAGCTGCCGCTGGCCTGGTGGTGCCATACCCTGGAAAAAGCGCCAGCGCAGGTGCTGGCCTGGGCTCGCGGCACGGACTGGCATGACGCGCTGCTGCGCGCCTGGCTGGAGCGTGTGGACGCCAGCGAACCAGAATGGGTGGAAGCCCTCATCGGTGTGGAGCAACGGCACATGAGCCTGGGCGATCTGCTGGCAATGCTCCCGCCGGCGCAACGCGAACGGCATTGGCCCACCAGTGCGGCCGAACTTCAACAGAAGCGCCTGTTGGGCGAAGTGCTGGACAGCACCGGCCTTGGCCAGACTCTCAGCGCCGCTTACTCGCGGCAACTGGCTGCCGGGCTAGGCGCACTGTTCGGCGAAGCGTCCCTGCGTTATGACTACACCCTGCGCGACGCGCTGCTGGAATTGTTGGCCGTGCTTCACCCCTCCGTGCTGTCGCACGTGCAGGTGGCCGACGCACAGGCCGATGCCACCGAGGCCATGCGCGACTGCGTGCACCAGGCACGCCAACTTCTGGCCTTGCGCCAGACCCTGCATTCCGCTTTCTGA
- a CDS encoding SWIM zinc finger family protein, whose protein sequence is MSPAAVSDLGYHPPQSDVSTDMEVRLTREQVLALAPDASSSKAAGGLATDGKWGLLGADAEALWGECQGSGAKPYQTQVELTTLVSRCSCPSRKFPCKHGLALLLLYAAGNPRCVPGARPAWVEEWMQGRRARAVRKEEAAASASPPDPQVQAAAAAKREQARWSRMETGAAELQRWVADQFRQGLANLGAGFEQEAQRMMARMVDAQAPGLASRLERALGEGGRDLAQLAELGECLGLLQLLTQAVPRMDNFSAARQADLRTALGWPMEREAVQREGEAVRDRWHVQGQHVIEQPGNLLERRVWLHGLESGRAALLQDYSHAGRGWEQHWRNGHVHAGTLHFHAGTVPLRAVPGEVEAGMDAGTALPREDTLDAAAQAYAVNPWLPQVPMRLGQAHVAHDGRNAWVQHAEGTLPLRLPTMQGWALMAFAGGHPLCLMGEWDGQALLPLTAWNAPGERWERSGA, encoded by the coding sequence ATGAGTCCTGCAGCTGTATCCGACCTCGGCTATCATCCTCCGCAATCTGATGTGAGTACGGATATGGAAGTGCGACTCACGCGCGAGCAGGTGCTCGCGCTTGCGCCCGATGCATCGTCAAGCAAGGCGGCCGGTGGTCTGGCTACAGATGGAAAATGGGGCCTGCTCGGTGCAGATGCCGAAGCCCTATGGGGTGAATGCCAAGGCAGCGGCGCCAAGCCATACCAGACCCAAGTGGAGCTGACCACGCTGGTGAGCCGCTGCTCGTGCCCCAGCCGCAAGTTTCCTTGCAAGCATGGCCTGGCATTGCTGTTGCTGTATGCCGCCGGCAATCCGCGCTGCGTGCCGGGCGCGCGCCCAGCCTGGGTGGAGGAGTGGATGCAGGGCCGCCGCGCCCGCGCGGTCCGGAAGGAGGAAGCCGCTGCCAGCGCATCCCCGCCGGATCCGCAGGTGCAGGCCGCCGCTGCCGCCAAGCGCGAACAGGCGCGCTGGTCGCGCATGGAAACCGGTGCGGCAGAACTGCAGCGCTGGGTGGCCGACCAGTTCCGCCAGGGGCTGGCCAACCTGGGCGCGGGCTTCGAGCAGGAAGCGCAGCGCATGATGGCACGCATGGTGGATGCCCAGGCCCCGGGACTGGCCAGTCGGCTGGAACGAGCGCTGGGCGAGGGCGGGCGCGACCTTGCCCAGCTGGCCGAACTGGGCGAATGCCTGGGGTTGTTGCAACTGCTCACCCAGGCGGTGCCCCGCATGGACAACTTCAGCGCAGCGCGTCAGGCGGACCTGCGCACTGCGCTGGGTTGGCCGATGGAGCGCGAAGCGGTGCAGCGGGAGGGCGAGGCCGTGCGCGACCGTTGGCACGTGCAGGGTCAACACGTGATTGAACAGCCGGGCAACTTGCTCGAGCGCCGCGTGTGGCTGCACGGCCTGGAAAGCGGGCGGGCCGCGCTGTTGCAGGACTACAGCCACGCTGGGCGCGGTTGGGAGCAGCACTGGCGCAACGGCCATGTTCATGCGGGCACGCTGCATTTTCACGCGGGCACGGTACCGCTGCGCGCGGTGCCGGGCGAGGTGGAAGCGGGCATGGACGCCGGTACGGCGCTGCCGCGCGAAGACACGCTGGACGCCGCCGCGCAGGCGTATGCCGTCAACCCATGGCTGCCGCAGGTACCCATGCGCCTTGGGCAGGCGCATGTGGCGCACGATGGCCGCAACGCTTGGGTGCAACACGCCGAGGGCACGCTGCCGCTTCGGCTTCCGACGATGCAGGGCTGGGCGCTGATGGCATTTGCCGGTGGCCACCCGCTGTGCCTGATGGGCGAGTGGGACGGCCAGGCGCTGCTGCCACTGACCGCCTGGAACGCGCCGGGCGAGCGCTGGGAAAGGAGTGGGGCATGA